From a single Herpetosiphon gulosus genomic region:
- a CDS encoding undecaprenyl-diphosphate phosphatase, whose translation MAQTSLEQTDLSPRREALQLWIPLGIVLLLTIVTAFFLTGQYQIAAGKGIVQGLGEPLPISSSAHLIVVPWFFDWQDPFFQTQTFDVALHMGTLIALLLFFWRDWLNLLLHMHQPRSQQGRMFWFIVLASIPAGIVGLLLDSLAEEYFLDKYLVIAGTMSIMGVVLYIADRFAPRRYELSDLTWKHALLVGCAQALALIPGVSRSGSTMTMGRALGFTRETAARFSFLMAIPITFGAGVLKLRDIDSSQLTAPFWLGISVSFVVGALAVGFLLRYVRTNSFLPFIIYRLVIAAVIVAVYLAR comes from the coding sequence ATGGCTCAGACATCACTCGAACAAACTGACTTGTCGCCACGTCGCGAGGCCTTACAACTCTGGATTCCCTTGGGGATTGTGCTGCTTTTGACGATTGTGACAGCCTTCTTTTTAACTGGCCAGTATCAAATTGCTGCTGGCAAGGGCATTGTGCAAGGCTTGGGCGAGCCGTTACCAATTTCGTCATCGGCGCATTTAATTGTTGTGCCATGGTTTTTTGATTGGCAAGATCCCTTTTTTCAAACCCAAACCTTTGATGTTGCCCTGCATATGGGCACATTAATTGCTTTGCTGTTGTTTTTTTGGCGCGATTGGTTGAATTTGCTGCTGCATATGCATCAACCTCGTAGCCAACAAGGGCGCATGTTTTGGTTTATTGTGCTGGCATCAATTCCAGCTGGAATTGTGGGTTTGCTCTTAGATAGTTTGGCGGAAGAGTATTTTCTTGATAAATATTTAGTGATTGCTGGCACGATGAGCATCATGGGGGTTGTGCTCTACATCGCTGACCGTTTTGCGCCGCGCCGTTATGAACTGAGCGACCTAACGTGGAAACATGCTTTGTTGGTTGGTTGCGCTCAAGCCTTGGCCTTAATTCCTGGGGTTTCACGCTCTGGCAGCACCATGACTATGGGTCGAGCTTTGGGTTTTACCCGCGAAACCGCCGCACGTTTCTCGTTTTTGATGGCAATTCCAATCACCTTTGGGGCTGGTGTGCTCAAATTGCGCGATATTGATAGCTCGCAATTGACTGCACCCTTTTGGCTTGGAATTAGCGTCTCATTTGTGGTGGGAGCATTAGCGGTTGGCTTTTTGCTACGCTATGTTCGTACCAACTCGTTTTTGCCGTTTATTATTTACCGCCTGGTAATTGCAGCGGTGATTGTGGCCGTCTATCTCGCCCGCTAA
- a CDS encoding DUF3656 domain-containing protein, producing MSEQRRFSKPEVMSPAGYWPQLHAAIEAGADAVYFGLKHFTARAKVGFTLSELPEVMRTLHQRGVRGFVTFNTLVFEHELREATRSLAAIAEAGADAVIVQDIGIAQLARQIAPEMEVHGSTQMSITSAEGVELARRFGANRVVLARELSLAEIAAIRQATDCELEMFVHGALCVSYSGQCFSSEAWGGRSANRGQCAQACRLPYQLLVDGKHKPLADARYLLSPGDLYAVPLMHDIIKLGISSLKIEGRYKDADYVALTTSAYRKAVDEAWAGLPLSITPAEELQLEQVYSRGLGTFFIGGTNHQTVVNGRAPRHRGVLIGYVSDIYGERIVLKPHENHVIAPLKAGDGVVFDAANWRSPEEREEGGRIYGIEALPTGEIELRFGPQAIKPNRIRIGDLIWRSHDPELDRAAKPFLEAAAPVAKQPLQLHVVAHEGQPLQLTWTVSNYPQFSVTVQSPEPLPRSQNRGLTNEFLFDQASRLGNTAYSLAEMSIDISGQPFVPSSLLNNLRRQAIEQLSALQAAAPIRQIQAPLEVLAQAQQAVQAAPNPSNAPQLHILVRTPEQLQAAIAAKPASITLDYLELYGLKPAVELVQSHGITVRVASPRVLKPSEQRIIHFLLKLGCEIVVRSTGLLEALRQEQHPALIGDFSLNAANSITANTLLELGLERITPTHDLNAAQVTALAQQLGSAAVEVIAYQHLPVFHTEHCVFCRFLSNGTSFKDCGHPCEKHRVELRDLNGRAHPVMADVGCRNTVFGAEAQTAVEHLDAWRAAGIVHYRLEFVHETAEQVAAIIAAFDRTLQGQQPSSVLAEQLRNAAPQGITQGSLFIPNDYLRVPLMQ from the coding sequence ATGAGCGAACAACGCCGTTTTTCCAAGCCCGAGGTGATGAGTCCGGCGGGCTATTGGCCGCAGTTGCATGCCGCAATCGAAGCAGGTGCAGATGCGGTTTATTTTGGTTTGAAGCATTTTACCGCCCGCGCTAAGGTGGGCTTTACCTTGAGCGAATTACCCGAAGTAATGCGTACCCTGCATCAACGCGGTGTGCGTGGGTTTGTGACCTTCAATACCTTGGTGTTTGAACACGAACTGCGCGAAGCCACCCGCTCGTTGGCGGCGATTGCCGAGGCTGGAGCCGATGCGGTGATTGTGCAAGATATTGGTATTGCCCAACTTGCCCGCCAAATTGCCCCCGAAATGGAAGTGCATGGCAGCACCCAAATGAGCATCACTAGCGCCGAGGGTGTTGAATTAGCCCGTCGTTTTGGGGCTAATCGGGTGGTTTTAGCTCGTGAATTATCGCTGGCTGAAATTGCCGCAATTCGCCAAGCCACCGATTGCGAGCTAGAAATGTTTGTCCATGGAGCCTTGTGTGTCTCGTATTCTGGCCAATGTTTCTCCTCGGAAGCCTGGGGCGGGCGCAGTGCCAATCGCGGCCAATGTGCTCAAGCCTGTCGTTTGCCCTACCAATTGTTGGTTGATGGTAAACACAAACCCTTGGCCGATGCCCGTTATTTGCTCTCACCCGGCGATTTATATGCCGTGCCCTTGATGCACGATATTATCAAATTGGGTATTTCGTCGCTGAAGATCGAAGGCCGCTACAAAGATGCCGATTATGTGGCCTTGACCACTAGCGCCTATCGCAAGGCGGTTGATGAGGCTTGGGCTGGCTTGCCCTTGAGCATCACGCCTGCCGAAGAGTTGCAATTAGAGCAAGTCTATTCACGCGGCTTGGGCACATTTTTCATTGGCGGAACCAATCATCAAACCGTGGTCAATGGCCGTGCACCGCGTCACCGTGGCGTATTAATTGGCTATGTCAGCGATATCTATGGCGAACGGATTGTGCTCAAGCCCCACGAAAATCACGTGATTGCTCCACTCAAGGCTGGCGATGGCGTGGTATTTGATGCCGCCAACTGGCGCAGCCCTGAAGAACGTGAAGAAGGCGGGCGAATTTATGGAATCGAAGCCTTGCCAACCGGCGAAATTGAATTACGCTTCGGCCCGCAAGCAATCAAGCCCAATCGGATTCGCATCGGCGATTTGATTTGGCGTAGCCACGACCCTGAGCTTGATCGCGCTGCCAAGCCATTTTTAGAGGCCGCCGCGCCTGTCGCCAAACAACCATTGCAACTGCATGTGGTTGCCCACGAAGGCCAGCCTTTACAATTAACCTGGACGGTCAGCAATTATCCTCAATTCAGCGTAACCGTGCAATCACCTGAGCCATTGCCACGCTCGCAAAATCGCGGCTTGACCAACGAATTTCTGTTTGATCAAGCCAGCCGTTTGGGCAACACCGCCTATAGTTTGGCCGAAATGAGCATCGATATTAGCGGTCAGCCGTTTGTGCCAAGCTCGTTGCTGAATAACCTGCGCCGCCAAGCGATCGAGCAACTTAGTGCCTTGCAAGCCGCCGCGCCAATCCGCCAAATCCAAGCGCCACTTGAGGTTTTGGCCCAAGCACAACAAGCGGTTCAAGCAGCACCAAACCCAAGCAATGCTCCCCAATTGCATATTTTGGTGCGCACGCCTGAGCAATTGCAAGCAGCAATCGCCGCCAAACCTGCCAGCATCACCCTCGATTATTTGGAATTGTATGGGTTGAAGCCAGCGGTCGAATTAGTCCAATCGCATGGAATTACGGTGCGTGTCGCTAGCCCACGGGTGCTCAAACCCAGCGAGCAACGGATTATCCACTTTTTGCTCAAGCTTGGTTGCGAAATTGTGGTACGTTCAACGGGCTTGCTCGAAGCCTTGCGCCAGGAGCAACACCCCGCCTTGATTGGCGATTTTAGCCTGAATGCCGCCAATAGCATTACTGCCAACACCCTGCTCGAATTAGGCCTAGAGCGGATTACGCCGACCCACGATTTGAATGCGGCCCAAGTGACGGCTTTGGCTCAGCAATTGGGCAGTGCAGCAGTTGAAGTGATCGCCTATCAACATTTGCCTGTATTCCATACCGAGCACTGTGTGTTTTGCCGCTTCCTCTCAAATGGCACGAGCTTCAAAGATTGCGGCCATCCCTGCGAGAAGCATCGGGTGGAGTTGCGTGATCTGAATGGGCGGGCGCATCCGGTGATGGCCGACGTGGGCTGTCGCAATACGGTTTTTGGGGCTGAAGCTCAAACTGCCGTGGAGCATCTTGATGCCTGGCGAGCCGCCGGAATCGTGCATTATCGCTTGGAATTTGTGCACGAAACGGCTGAACAAGTAGCCGCGATCATCGCAGCCTTTGATCGCACCTTGCAAGGCCAGCAACCAAGCAGTGTTTTGGCCGAGCAATTGCGCAATGCAGCGCCGCAGGGTATCACCCAAGGCAGCTTGTTTATTCCCAACGATTATCTGCGCGTACCGTTGATGCAGTAG
- a CDS encoding alpha/beta hydrolase, protein MKRKFLVGAGLSAAASALAGIAAYAAHRLSGPTAALKRETLFAFTPFETGVDWEEVSFNSVDGLQIRAWWLGRPESKRVVIGCHGHRGRKDELLGIGSGLWRAGMNVLIFDFRGRGDSDDSICSLAYHEVGDLHGAIKYVESRLPEAQIGVIGYSMGAAVSLLGSADQPAVKAVVADSSFAEMANLVDFAFANRRLPRRPLRALADQITAQRYGYRFEAVRPIEALIRYGQRPLLVIHCTGDTVIPVVDAYDLYAAAQGPKELWIVEDLPHCGAYFADRPAYVKRVAGFFERYL, encoded by the coding sequence ATGAAACGTAAATTTTTGGTTGGGGCGGGACTGAGTGCCGCCGCTAGTGCGCTTGCTGGCATCGCGGCCTATGCCGCCCATCGTTTAAGTGGCCCAACTGCCGCGCTCAAACGTGAAACGCTGTTTGCTTTTACGCCATTTGAAACCGGGGTCGATTGGGAAGAAGTCAGTTTTAATTCGGTCGATGGCTTGCAAATTCGCGCGTGGTGGCTTGGTCGCCCTGAAAGCAAACGCGTCGTGATTGGCTGCCATGGCCATCGCGGTCGCAAAGACGAGTTGCTCGGCATTGGTTCAGGCTTGTGGCGAGCAGGCATGAATGTATTAATTTTCGATTTTCGTGGGCGCGGCGATAGCGATGATTCGATTTGTTCGCTGGCCTATCACGAGGTTGGCGATTTGCATGGCGCGATCAAATATGTTGAATCACGCTTGCCTGAAGCGCAAATTGGGGTGATTGGCTACTCGATGGGCGCAGCAGTCAGCCTGTTGGGCAGCGCCGATCAGCCTGCGGTTAAGGCGGTAGTTGCTGATAGCAGCTTTGCCGAAATGGCCAATTTAGTTGATTTTGCTTTTGCCAATCGGCGTTTGCCACGTCGCCCACTGCGAGCTTTAGCTGACCAGATTACTGCTCAACGCTATGGTTATCGCTTCGAAGCGGTGCGGCCAATCGAGGCCTTGATTCGCTATGGGCAACGGCCATTGCTGGTTATTCATTGCACGGGCGATACGGTGATTCCAGTGGTCGATGCCTACGATTTATATGCCGCCGCCCAAGGTCCAAAAGAACTGTGGATCGTTGAAGATCTGCCACATTGCGGAGCCTATTTCGCTGATCGCCCAGCTTATGTTAAACGAGTCGCCGGGTTTTTCGAGCGCTATTTGTGA
- a CDS encoding superoxide dismutase codes for MAFELPALPYATDALEKAIDAQTMEIHHGKHHAAYVNNLNAALEKYPELQSKSLHELISDLNSLPEDIRTAVRNNGGGHANHSLFWNILSPNGGGEPTGKLGDEINATFGSLDAFKEQFAKAATTRFGSGWAWLVRTSEGKLAVTSTANQDSPVMEGQTPLLGLDVWEHAYYLRYQNRRPDYIKTWWEVLDWNKVAENDK; via the coding sequence ATGGCTTTTGAACTGCCAGCGTTGCCCTATGCAACCGATGCCTTAGAAAAAGCAATCGATGCGCAAACCATGGAAATTCACCATGGCAAGCACCACGCTGCCTACGTGAATAACCTCAACGCTGCCTTGGAAAAATATCCCGAATTGCAAAGCAAATCATTGCACGAGTTGATCAGCGATTTGAACAGCTTGCCCGAAGATATTCGCACTGCTGTGCGCAATAACGGCGGCGGCCACGCTAACCACAGCTTGTTCTGGAACATCCTCAGCCCAAACGGCGGCGGTGAACCAACAGGCAAACTTGGCGATGAAATCAACGCCACCTTTGGCTCACTCGATGCCTTCAAGGAACAATTTGCTAAGGCTGCAACCACTCGCTTCGGCTCAGGCTGGGCTTGGTTGGTGCGCACCAGCGAAGGCAAATTGGCCGTAACCAGCACCGCCAACCAAGATTCACCAGTTATGGAAGGCCAAACTCCCTTGTTGGGCTTGGATGTTTGGGAACACGCATACTACTTGCGCTACCAAAACCGCCGCCCCGACTACATCAAAACCTGGTGGGAAGTCTTGGATTGGAACAAAGTCGCTGAAAACGATAAGTAA
- a CDS encoding DUF333 domain-containing protein, translated as MIRQSILGLGLGLCASLLIACGANQPTAVPAANMANPASAFCTQNGGTHSIRQDAAGNQTGFCGFPDGSECEEWAFQRGECRPTSQNQASSDASVKRLTMQDNNSKITLKKGEIIEIVLESNPSTGFAWSTGPDAGKLLQQQGAAQFQSSDPNPKPGSGGTETFYFQAVEVGSGSFALAYQRGFENTDPNQLFLIEVEVTE; from the coding sequence ATGATCCGTCAATCAATTCTCGGTTTGGGACTTGGGCTGTGTGCAAGCCTCTTGATCGCTTGTGGCGCGAATCAGCCAACCGCTGTGCCTGCGGCCAATATGGCCAATCCTGCTTCAGCATTTTGTACTCAAAACGGCGGTACTCACAGCATTCGCCAAGATGCTGCTGGCAATCAAACGGGTTTTTGTGGTTTTCCCGATGGCAGCGAATGTGAAGAATGGGCCTTTCAGCGTGGCGAATGTCGCCCAACCAGCCAAAATCAAGCAAGCAGCGATGCCAGCGTCAAACGATTGACCATGCAAGATAACAATAGCAAAATTACCCTGAAAAAAGGCGAAATCATCGAAATTGTGCTGGAAAGCAATCCCAGCACGGGCTTTGCTTGGAGCACTGGCCCTGATGCTGGCAAACTATTGCAGCAACAAGGCGCAGCGCAATTTCAATCCTCAGACCCTAATCCGAAACCAGGCTCTGGCGGCACTGAAACCTTCTATTTCCAAGCAGTCGAAGTTGGCTCAGGCAGTTTTGCCTTAGCTTACCAGCGTGGCTTTGAGAATACTGACCCCAACCAACTCTTTTTAATTGAGGTTGAGGTTACCGAATAA
- a CDS encoding EVE domain-containing protein yields MAFWLLKTEPNEFSWDDLLRDGSTVWNGVTNAQALINLRAMQLDDQCLIYHSGDVRAAVGIARVSRTAYPDPNSENPKHVVVEIEPVGPLAQPVSLAQIKAEPSLADWALVRQSRLSVVPCSPEQWAWIIAQD; encoded by the coding sequence ATGGCTTTTTGGTTGCTCAAAACTGAGCCAAACGAGTTTAGTTGGGATGATTTGCTGCGCGATGGTTCGACGGTTTGGAATGGAGTAACCAACGCCCAAGCCTTAATTAATCTCCGGGCCATGCAGCTTGATGACCAATGTTTGATCTATCATAGTGGCGATGTACGGGCAGCTGTTGGCATTGCACGAGTTAGCCGCACCGCCTACCCCGACCCCAACAGCGAAAATCCCAAGCATGTAGTAGTAGAAATTGAGCCAGTTGGTCCGCTTGCTCAGCCGGTAAGTTTGGCTCAGATCAAAGCCGAGCCAAGCTTGGCCGATTGGGCCTTGGTACGCCAATCGCGGCTTTCGGTTGTGCCATGCAGCCCCGAACAATGGGCTTGGATTATCGCCCAAGATTAA